One segment of Erigeron canadensis isolate Cc75 chromosome 2, C_canadensis_v1, whole genome shotgun sequence DNA contains the following:
- the LOC122589925 gene encoding uncharacterized protein LOC122589925 isoform X2: protein MTSNTTNLRQLLQHKQEPFKLNIYLLERHYLTNKPNSKSFTSYYANASKFLTIRDKKRRKMVSRFSMTIKTLANKLVLAKKLRPNYQKQIDRRKYNWNCKENKQQLSSDFASQEAHSDKNSQVFNDSEERDFIYINQETKHCILKSKNTVFGVSSHDESYPSL from the exons ATGACTTCGAACACTACAAACCTTAGACAACTCCTTCAACACAAACAAGAACCATTCAAGCTCAACATATACCTTCTTGAAAGACACTACTTGACCAACAAACCAAATTCCAAGAGCTTCACTTCCTATTATGCTAATGCATCTAAGTTCTTGACCATTAGGgataagaaaagaagaaaaatggtGTCAAGATTCTCCATGACTATAAAAACTCTTGCTAACAAGCTTGTGTTGGCAAAAAAACTCCGCCCAAATTACCAAAAACAAATCGATAGAAGAAAGTACAACTGGAATTGCAAGGAGAATAAGCAGCAACTTAGCTCGGATTTTGCATCACAAGAAGCACATTCTGATAAAAACTCGCAAGTTTTTAACG ATAGTGAAGAAAgggatttcatatatatcaaccAAGAAACCAAGCACTGCATTCTCAAAAGTAAAAACACCGTATTTGGGGTTTCATCGCATGATGAAAGTTATCCAAGCCTGTAA
- the LOC122589925 gene encoding uncharacterized protein LOC122589925 isoform X1, which yields MTSNTTNLRQLLQHKQEPFKLNIYLLERHYLTNKPNSKSFTSYYANASKFLTIRDKKRRKMVSRFSMTIKTLANKLVLAKKLRPNYQKQIDRRKYNWNCKENKQQLSSDFASQEAHSDKNSQVFNVKKGISYISTKKPSTAFSKVKTPYLGFHRMMKVIQACKLRNSNHEHHDIMDVEELGSSLHENVLKWSKHSTNDNNIFELWASFDHWKYDSQEERIHVAKMIGDSILDDIVASEFVHQTIHKHEFESL from the exons ATGACTTCGAACACTACAAACCTTAGACAACTCCTTCAACACAAACAAGAACCATTCAAGCTCAACATATACCTTCTTGAAAGACACTACTTGACCAACAAACCAAATTCCAAGAGCTTCACTTCCTATTATGCTAATGCATCTAAGTTCTTGACCATTAGGgataagaaaagaagaaaaatggtGTCAAGATTCTCCATGACTATAAAAACTCTTGCTAACAAGCTTGTGTTGGCAAAAAAACTCCGCCCAAATTACCAAAAACAAATCGATAGAAGAAAGTACAACTGGAATTGCAAGGAGAATAAGCAGCAACTTAGCTCGGATTTTGCATCACAAGAAGCACATTCTGATAAAAACTCGCAAGTTTTTAACG TGAAGAAAgggatttcatatatatcaaccAAGAAACCAAGCACTGCATTCTCAAAAGTAAAAACACCGTATTTGGGGTTTCATCGCATGATGAAAGTTATCCAAGCCTGTAAACTAAGAAACAGCAATCATGAACATCATGATATCATGGATGTCGAGGAACTAGGAAGCTCTTTACATGAGAATGTTTTAAAGTGGAGTAAGCACTCTACAAATGACAATAATATATTCGAATTATGGGCTTCTTTTGATCATTGGAAATATGATTCTCAAGAAGAAAGAATACATGTTGCTAAGATGATAGGAGACTCTATTTTAGATGATATTGTTGCAAGTGAGTTTGTTCATCAAACGATCCATAAACACGAATTTGAAAGCTTGTAA
- the LOC122587815 gene encoding uncharacterized protein LOC122587815: MSGEGKELAVRDQGTVVPFQCLKLTETNYTTWSIMIETVLKAYGHWDAITKDEVDEKKNFTTKERVQKARLQTLRNELERLKMKENESINDFAGKISNIVARFKSLGSTLEDEVVVRKFLNSVPKKKALDLEEDHGQLLLSEQRFGESSGGRGRGRGRNNERGGRGRGRGHGDKSGIRCYDCGVFGHFSYQCTKWKGKNKDEEANLVEDDDEPTLL; this comes from the exons ATGTCAGGAGAAGGTAAGGAGCTTGCTGTCCGTGATCAAGGTACTGTTGTACCATTTCAATGTCTGAAGCTGACCGAGACCAACTACACTACGTGGTCTATCATGATCGAGACCGTGCTGAAAGCGTATGGCCATTGGGATGCCATAACCAAAGATGAGGTTGATGAGAAGAAGAATTTTACTACAAAAG AGCGGGTGCAAAAGGCAAGGTTGCAAACTTTAAGGAACGAATTGGAGAGGTTAAAGATGAAAGAGAATGAGTCTATCAATGACTTTGCGGGTAAGATTAGTAACATTGTTGCTAGATTCAAAAGTCTTGGTTCGACTCTTGAAGATGAGGTGGTTGTAAGAAAGTTTCTCAATTCGGTTCCTAAGAA AAAGGCTCTAGATCTTGAAGAAGATCATGGACAACTTTTGTTAAGTGAACAAAGGTTTGGTGAAAGTAGTGGTGGACGTGGAAGAGGCCGTGGAAGAAACAACGAAAGAGGTGGACGAGGCCGAGGACGTGGTCATGGTGACAAGAGTGGCATTCGTTGTTATGATTGTGGAGTGTTTGGGCATTTTAGTTATCAGTGCACCAAATGGAAAGGCAAGAACAAAGATGAAGAGGCAAACTTGGTTGAGGATGATGATGAGCCTACACTTTTGTGA